The following DNA comes from Phycisphaerae bacterium.
CGATTGTCCGGCTGCGTTTGAAGATAGGATCGTGCCAGGTCAATCGCCTCGTCATGGCGGCCAGCGCGTCCGAGCGAGGACAGGAGGGTGCTCCGGCGAACAATGTCATCGGGCGCCTCATCGAGCCATGCTTTCGCTACGTCAACCGCTTCGTCGAATCGATTGGCCTGATTGAGCACGGAAATCAAGAGCGACGTGAACGCGTGACGCTCGTCCTTGAGTTCCTTCCTCGCCAGAAAATCGCGAAGCAGCGCGGCCGTTGTGTCCCAGTCTCCCTCGCTTTGAGCAAATCGAAGCAGGTCCTGGAGGTAGCTCAGATCGCGAGGTCGATCTCGTAACAAGGTTCGGATGACCTCGGCCGCCTCGTGAAAACGCAACAACCTCGCGAGATAGTTGGCCTTCAGCTCGCGTGCGGAGAGATGTTCCGGCGCGATCTCCAGCGCCTTTTCCACGGCGGCAAGTGCCGACGCATCGTCGTTCACGGCGCCATAACTTCGGGCGATTTCGACATAGGTGTCGGCATCGTCGGGGTATTCCACGAGTATCTGCCGAAGACTCGCCAGGTATTCATCGAGGCGGGTCTGCGGGGTCGCCGCTTTACTGTTCACGAGACCGATCATCGCCGCGCAGCGAAGCGCGGGCGGCCCGGTTAGTCCAAGTGTCTCAAAATCCGAGAAATAGCCGCGACAGTTGTCGAAGTCGCCGCGATTAAGAAACTGCACGACGAGACGCTCTCTCGCCATCATGTGCTTCGGATCGACTTCATCCACGATTCGGCGCAGCAACTGCTCGGCGCGGCGCGTCTGGCCGCGACGTTGCGCAAGCTCAGCCAGGCGAAAGAGAGCCTCGCCTGACGCCCGATCGGCTTCGAATGCGGATAGATAGGCCTGCTCCGCATCTTCCGCCAGATCGAGTGCCGCATATGCGTCACCCAGCGCCATCAGTATGGTTGAGGACGGCTCGGCCGCGCCGACGGACGTGCCGACTTCGATCGCGGCCTCCCATTGCTTGAGTCCACAGAGACTGACAATCAGTGGCTCGAGGGTGGTCACGCCGGTTCGCCCCAGCTCGACCGCCGCGCGAAGTTCGATCACGGCTGCGGAAAACTCTCGCCGGTCAGCGAGCAGCCGTCCCAGGAGCAACCTGGCCTCGCCCGGACTTGCCGGTTTCCCGGCCGCGCGCCGCGCGGCCGCGAGAAAGTCATCGGCCCAGTCTCGTTGGGTCCATTCAATTGCCCGGTTGAACGACGTGGGCGACTGAACCAGGCGGTCCAGAATGAGGCGGACCGCACCGTCAAAATCGCCCCGCCGGGCAAGCAATTCGAGCAGCAGAAGCGGCGCATCGATGCCCACTTCGCGCTGCGCCGCCGCGCGTGTCAGTACACTCTCGGCCTCGCCATATCGTTCACGCTCGATTAAGAGCCGTGCAATCGAGAGCATCGTGCCGTAATCGGCGGCCGAGCGGGACAGTTCGATCAGTTCGGCATCGTATTGATCCGGCCGGCCAATGATGTCGCACACTTCTCGCACCAGCTCGAGCGTGCTGCCGGCGGCCTTGGGGTTGTTCCATCGGCGAGCAGCGAGGAGCGAATCGTCACCGCGACCGGCCTTCGCCATCGCGACGATACGGCGACGTTGATAATCGGGTTCGCCGGGTTGCTCCGCCACGGCCCGATCGAACGCGGATACGGCGCGATCATACATGGATAGTGCTGTATATGTGTCACCCAGCATCGCAGCCGCCTTGCCGCGATACAAATCCATCGCATCGCGCAACTCGAAGAAGGCCGACATTTCCCCCGTCCGTGTCTGGACGATTCGCAAATAGGACTCCAGGCACTCAGCCGATGCGGCAAGATATCCTTCGTGATTAAGCAGCAGTCCCATGGACAGGTGGGTCAGGATCGCTTCGGGCTGAATTGAATCCGGGCCGGCATCGAGCGCCGCCTTGCAGTATGCGGAGATTGCGCTCGCGGCATTGCGCTGCTGCGCGCGCAGCTCGCCCAGCAGCCAGTATGCGGAGACCGACTGCGCACCGCGGCGCGATCCGAGCAAGCTGATGGCCTCGCGGATCTTCGTTTCCGCGACCACCTGATTTCCAACCCGCAGCGCCGCGCGTGCGTAAAGCAATCGGGCGTCGATGTTGGCCGAGTCGATTTCCAACGCTCTGTCCAGCGCGGTCATCGCATCGAGCCAATGCTGGTCATCAAATCGCTTGCGAGCTCTCTCGAACTGCCGAACCGCCCGCGCATCGACCGCAGTCTCACCGGACGACTCCGCCACGACATCGGCCGAGTCGATGGCCGGTTCACTCTGCAGCAGCGCGGCGCAGACATCGGCGGAGGTCATCCATGCACGATTTGATTCCGCGGCAGAGCCAGCGGAATCTGATGCGCCGGTCACAGCATGGGTTGGTTCCCGTGTGCAGGCGACGCCGAACAAAATCGGCACGAGCACGCTTAGCGTTAGCTTTGTCGCAGTGAGATTGAAACGAGCGGTCACGGCGAATCCGTCCTCCGTAACGAAAACCCCGGGCAATGCAGCTTCAGCACGGCG
Coding sequences within:
- a CDS encoding tetratricopeptide repeat protein gives rise to the protein MTARFNLTATKLTLSVLVPILFGVACTREPTHAVTGASDSAGSAAESNRAWMTSADVCAALLQSEPAIDSADVVAESSGETAVDARAVRQFERARKRFDDQHWLDAMTALDRALEIDSANIDARLLYARAALRVGNQVVAETKIREAISLLGSRRGAQSVSAYWLLGELRAQQRNAASAISAYCKAALDAGPDSIQPEAILTHLSMGLLLNHEGYLAASAECLESYLRIVQTRTGEMSAFFELRDAMDLYRGKAAAMLGDTYTALSMYDRAVSAFDRAVAEQPGEPDYQRRRIVAMAKAGRGDDSLLAARRWNNPKAAGSTLELVREVCDIIGRPDQYDAELIELSRSAADYGTMLSIARLLIERERYGEAESVLTRAAAQREVGIDAPLLLLELLARRGDFDGAVRLILDRLVQSPTSFNRAIEWTQRDWADDFLAAARRAAGKPASPGEARLLLGRLLADRREFSAAVIELRAAVELGRTGVTTLEPLIVSLCGLKQWEAAIEVGTSVGAAEPSSTILMALGDAYAALDLAEDAEQAYLSAFEADRASGEALFRLAELAQRRGQTRRAEQLLRRIVDEVDPKHMMARERLVVQFLNRGDFDNCRGYFSDFETLGLTGPPALRCAAMIGLVNSKAATPQTRLDEYLASLRQILVEYPDDADTYVEIARSYGAVNDDASALAAVEKALEIAPEHLSARELKANYLARLLRFHEAAEVIRTLLRDRPRDLSYLQDLLRFAQSEGDWDTTAALLRDFLARKELKDERHAFTSLLISVLNQANRFDEAVDVAKAWLDEAPDDIVRRSTLLSSLGRAGRHDEAIDLARSYLQTQPDNRMTQMLLLARLQEAKRPTEALQYALSWLEKAPDDIDLNMALIRLCWTARQWDEAAELARINAERSESRTTFELLLADTYQFARRYDDVIHLYKDRISQLTRRRREVEDELAQVVADPNKQRALLVRLRETISETRQANQRLIISLLTAERYDQAERIVNSLLLPELAARDAGRDYDLNIVIEMRYHLSEICQDTGRMNQAIQQLEAIYELDPEDPGINNNLGYILIEADGDLDRAERMIRLSLAQNPKSHAALDSLGWLLYKRGIFDEAVYYLRQSIRLSDGEEPVLHDHLGDALYHKGDRAAAAAEWKIALEMCAPDHDPPPDRDRRLLHGRIVAKLRQLEIGEAVEVAPIREAVQPAAATDAASAGAKDDAPANTKTHRR